One stretch of Spirochaeta lutea DNA includes these proteins:
- a CDS encoding sigma-70 family RNA polymerase sigma factor yields the protein MLEDNPSQPAGYDTDLLALYLKQIAHYPLLTVDQEREIGQRIQNLRQAYNQSRKEYEDSQTRESQDAVNTLEFALREEKNKMINANLRLVVSIAKKFQHRGLSLLDLIDEGNIGLIEAVERFDYTKGCRFSTYGTWWIRQAIIKSLADKGRVIRIPIHMLNTIKKCYFVAKHLTQELGRDPDVHELSSYLDMPPDKIKDIMKLSQETASLDTTVDDENMTCLADLIMDSNTEEPFEMVFQLTLQDTLDEVLRQLSDREMKIIQLRFGLAGEGPFTLEETGKYLGITRERVRQIQEKAMKKLRGMSKIKEYQNYTV from the coding sequence ATGCTTGAGGACAATCCCTCCCAACCAGCAGGTTATGATACAGATCTTCTTGCCCTCTATTTGAAGCAGATCGCCCACTATCCTCTGCTAACGGTAGACCAGGAGCGGGAAATCGGCCAGCGAATTCAGAATCTCCGCCAGGCGTATAACCAAAGCCGGAAGGAGTATGAGGATTCTCAGACCCGGGAGTCCCAGGATGCGGTAAATACATTGGAATTCGCCCTCCGGGAAGAGAAGAATAAGATGATCAACGCAAATCTGCGGTTGGTTGTCAGTATTGCGAAGAAATTCCAACACCGCGGTCTTTCGCTTCTTGATTTGATTGATGAGGGGAACATCGGCCTTATCGAAGCTGTTGAGCGTTTCGATTATACCAAGGGCTGCCGGTTCAGTACCTATGGCACCTGGTGGATACGCCAGGCGATTATTAAGAGCCTTGCTGATAAGGGCCGGGTCATACGCATCCCCATTCATATGCTCAATACCATAAAAAAATGCTACTTTGTTGCCAAACATTTAACCCAAGAATTGGGCCGCGATCCGGATGTCCATGAGCTCTCCTCCTACCTGGATATGCCGCCGGACAAGATTAAGGACATCATGAAATTGAGCCAGGAGACCGCCAGTTTAGACACAACGGTGGATGATGAGAACATGACCTGTCTCGCCGACCTTATTATGGATTCTAATACCGAGGAACCCTTCGAGATGGTCTTCCAGCTGACCCTCCAGGACACCCTGGACGAGGTTCTGCGTCAGCTCTCCGATCGCGAGATGAAAATCATACAGCTTCGGTTCGGTCTGGCGGGCGAGGGGCCATTCACCCTGGAGGAAACGGGTAAATACCTCGGCATTACCCGGGAGCGGGTACGGCAGATCCAAGAAAAGGCCATGAAGAAGCTGCGTGGGATGAGCAAAATTAAGGAATATCAAAACTACACCGTGTAG
- a CDS encoding LysM peptidoglycan-binding domain-containing M23 family metallopeptidase, which translates to MRQLSRAFIIGSSVIAMLVLLVPAVLPEQVYHQVEPGDTLYSIARMYGTEVELLKTQNDISDPSKLFVGQRLVIPSTHQVQAGDTYYSIARRYNMGLNELLELNNVDQNSVLRVGTVLTVSKAAQRSGETGSRGQNSSGQGDSNAPRVVTPSDNPGKSQDKPDSQAAGADRSQENRANIPTSSSVSGTMFESQVYRDETGTSWPVEGDRFTFSGKFPGISIMGQRGAPVLAVTSGRVIYSGPHSTLGQVTFVQHPRGYIYIYGGNETLLVSTGDEVKTGQQLGTLGITPVIQKPQLYFSVWKDGSYVDPASAPR; encoded by the coding sequence ATGCGGCAACTTTCAAGAGCCTTCATCATCGGTTCTTCTGTTATAGCGATGCTTGTGTTATTAGTCCCTGCAGTCTTGCCTGAGCAGGTATACCATCAGGTTGAACCCGGCGATACCCTGTACAGCATCGCACGGATGTACGGCACCGAGGTGGAACTTCTCAAAACCCAAAACGATATCAGCGATCCTTCTAAGCTTTTTGTGGGGCAGCGGCTGGTAATTCCCTCCACCCACCAGGTCCAAGCCGGGGATACCTACTACAGTATAGCCCGGCGCTACAATATGGGTCTCAATGAACTTCTGGAACTCAATAATGTAGATCAAAACTCCGTCTTGCGGGTTGGTACGGTATTAACCGTCTCGAAGGCTGCCCAGCGTTCCGGGGAAACGGGTAGCCGCGGTCAGAATTCTTCAGGCCAGGGTGATTCCAATGCCCCCAGGGTCGTGACGCCTTCGGATAATCCCGGAAAAAGCCAAGATAAACCGGATTCCCAGGCTGCCGGAGCTGATCGGAGTCAGGAGAATCGGGCGAACATTCCAACCTCCAGTTCGGTAAGCGGTACAATGTTTGAGTCCCAGGTCTATAGGGACGAGACCGGTACCTCCTGGCCGGTGGAAGGGGATCGTTTTACCTTTTCCGGAAAATTTCCGGGCATATCCATCATGGGGCAGCGGGGGGCTCCGGTTTTGGCGGTGACCAGCGGCAGGGTTATTTATTCTGGACCGCATTCCACCCTTGGGCAGGTAACCTTTGTGCAGCATCCCAGGGGGTATATCTATATCTACGGGGGTAACGAAACCCTTTTGGTTTCCACCGGCGATGAGGTTAAGACCGGACAACAATTAGGAACCCTGGGCATCACCCCTGTCATCCAAAAGCCGCAGCTCTATTTTAGTGTTTGGAAGGATGGCAGTTACGTGGACCCCGCATCAGCACCACGGTAA
- a CDS encoding peptidylprolyl isomerase, with the protein MAEEQQKKQKFPGENSDAKRSPKGRLQHPVVYIISIIVLLIIAVTFVAGPSLNIFSPQAENVSFGSIYGNSIEYTPGSYFAQQQQALAQEFAQSGQDASIQTIYQIWRIAFQRTLLHYAFLEEAKNSGFRVTQEAVDKAMAQNPRFFENGEFSPERYRSVSNVERLQLRETTHAGLIHQEVINSILQAAQPSDPESDFIARMGADRRSFTLARFPFAEYPAEEIIAFAQESPDTFRVREISSITLNSREEAQVLLERIKAEELNFQEAAREYSTDGFAAQGGSRGAVIFYDFQAEFSDEESAESIFSADRGSLTDIVETRNGRFGFYRLDSEIRSLDPESDREMQRVRGYISRFDSQRIEDYFRSEADSFLLAAQNRGFVAAAQEGGISTVKTNEFPINYGSVALFPTVQDAEGNQIAGTGNNEEFFLELFSLEDQQISKPIALGGEIIVAQLNSTRTVEEEELNYLKTFAGYIIQDWLGAELERVYLDPEVYTDRFDQAFQQLVMGN; encoded by the coding sequence ATGGCTGAAGAGCAGCAAAAAAAGCAAAAATTCCCGGGGGAAAATTCTGATGCTAAGAGGAGCCCGAAGGGCCGCCTGCAACACCCCGTGGTATACATCATCTCCATTATTGTCCTCCTGATAATTGCCGTAACCTTCGTGGCAGGGCCGAGTTTAAACATATTTTCACCCCAAGCCGAAAATGTTTCCTTTGGCTCCATTTACGGAAATTCCATTGAATATACCCCCGGAAGCTATTTTGCCCAGCAGCAACAGGCCTTGGCCCAGGAGTTCGCTCAGAGCGGCCAGGATGCTTCTATTCAGACCATCTATCAAATATGGCGTATCGCCTTCCAACGAACCCTGCTGCATTACGCATTTCTGGAGGAGGCCAAGAATTCTGGGTTTCGGGTCACCCAGGAGGCTGTGGATAAGGCTATGGCACAGAACCCACGATTCTTTGAAAACGGTGAGTTTAGCCCTGAACGCTACCGTTCGGTTTCCAATGTAGAGCGACTTCAACTTCGGGAGACCACCCATGCCGGTCTGATACACCAAGAAGTCATCAATAGCATTTTACAAGCTGCCCAGCCTTCGGATCCTGAAAGTGATTTTATCGCCCGGATGGGAGCGGACCGGCGCAGCTTTACCCTGGCTCGTTTTCCCTTCGCTGAGTATCCCGCTGAGGAGATTATCGCTTTCGCCCAGGAGAGCCCGGATACATTTCGGGTTAGGGAGATTTCCAGCATTACCCTGAATTCACGAGAAGAAGCCCAGGTACTTCTAGAGAGAATAAAGGCTGAGGAATTAAATTTCCAGGAAGCCGCCCGAGAGTACTCTACCGATGGCTTCGCTGCTCAGGGTGGATCCCGGGGAGCGGTCATTTTCTACGACTTTCAGGCAGAATTCTCCGATGAAGAATCAGCAGAATCAATCTTCTCGGCAGACAGGGGTTCCCTGACAGACATAGTTGAAACTAGAAACGGTAGATTTGGTTTCTACCGGCTGGACTCAGAGATACGATCCCTGGATCCTGAAAGCGACAGGGAAATGCAGCGGGTTCGTGGATACATCTCCCGGTTCGATTCCCAGCGTATTGAGGACTATTTCCGCTCCGAGGCAGATTCCTTTCTCCTTGCAGCCCAGAACCGTGGATTTGTAGCAGCCGCTCAGGAAGGTGGCATCTCGACTGTCAAAACCAACGAGTTCCCTATCAACTACGGTTCCGTAGCCCTCTTTCCCACTGTACAGGACGCAGAGGGCAACCAAATTGCTGGAACCGGAAACAACGAAGAGTTTTTCCTGGAACTGTTTTCACTGGAGGATCAGCAAATTTCAAAACCGATCGCTCTCGGCGGTGAGATCATAGTAGCCCAACTTAATTCAACCCGGACTGTTGAAGAGGAGGAACTCAACTACCTTAAAACCTTCGCTGGATACATTATTCAGGATTGGTTGGGTGCTGAGCTCGAGCGGGTATATCTTGATCCTGAGGTATACACCGACCGGTTTGATCAGGCATTTCAGCAGCTTGTGATGGGCAATTAA
- a CDS encoding ATP:cob(I)alamin adenosyltransferase: MTDFSTITTRGGDEGKSSLIGGERRFKSDEVFVILGDVDELTSVLGLARASMSQYIQEYHAGGRAQNTAMEYLNHLEDYRTRIHTVQDLLQKIGGLLALPIHKADTLGPEYLGSGYGEDFWRKQVAVIEEWQTQDIGEIHLRGFILPGDTLTGAHLDVSRAVCRRLERDLVGYLGWLNLGYLKVPQQFINRLSDWLFIMARWLEQNNPEEGA, translated from the coding sequence GTGACTGATTTTTCTACCATAACCACCCGGGGTGGTGATGAGGGTAAGAGCAGCCTCATCGGAGGTGAACGACGGTTCAAATCCGATGAGGTTTTTGTCATTTTAGGGGATGTCGATGAGCTCACCAGCGTTCTGGGTCTGGCCCGGGCGTCCATGAGCCAGTACATCCAGGAGTACCATGCCGGGGGAAGAGCCCAAAACACCGCCATGGAGTACCTTAATCACCTGGAAGATTACCGAACCCGAATTCATACCGTCCAAGATCTACTGCAAAAAATTGGAGGACTGTTGGCCCTGCCCATCCATAAGGCGGATACCCTTGGCCCGGAGTACCTTGGGAGCGGGTATGGTGAAGATTTTTGGAGGAAGCAGGTTGCAGTTATTGAGGAGTGGCAGACCCAGGATATCGGCGAAATACATCTTCGCGGGTTCATTCTGCCCGGTGATACCCTGACGGGGGCTCACCTGGATGTATCCAGGGCGGTGTGCCGGCGCCTAGAGCGCGATCTGGTCGGGTATCTGGGGTGGTTGAACCTGGGCTACCTAAAGGTACCCCAGCAGTTTATAAATAGGTTGAGCGATTGGCTTTTCATTATGGCCCGGTGGCTTGAGCAGAATAATCCAGAGGAAGGGGCCTAG
- a CDS encoding 6-hydroxymethylpterin diphosphokinase MptE-like protein yields the protein MKAMASHTEPQCAILVFGSPCLVQIQEFLITVHPTSRVFFVGNPEQLPAIPGLEYLGADLKTIQEKIIGINFRGLRRVCVESLGRLGSLRRHLSQIQQLFYQAFEQYWANAPSVMVLGDRWIGNILRNLSYLGEWGNSPIPQQQTALPVLLCGAGPSLARSIPLIHEYRASLFILAVDTALPILLQQGIIPDALIVLEGQMWNIYDFLPLSDRERKSLSSMVIFADISSFPSAARILPRENVHWFLSRFCNSPILDTLYAAFPWISEVPALGNVSTLGYYIAHHFIARNDDNPILLAGVDFVPSYPVAPSRGSLHHRYREYHQSRLHPLEPPPAKDSSSRVQDRDFNLFTSLAERCNRPVFVLTSLRTWPFPHLDSIDFFKLSTADVNTPASAVNSGDQGIDQETPGTKTEADPLSDFFSTLLEQLAELQALLRTASDNTEQRTLALLQELDWLFYPLPPSWSFAEIFTHRSWTLGRIARTQDILGAFRRTRST from the coding sequence ATGAAGGCCATGGCAAGCCACACCGAGCCCCAATGTGCGATTCTTGTATTTGGAAGCCCGTGTCTCGTGCAGATTCAAGAATTTCTTATCACGGTTCACCCCACCTCACGTGTTTTTTTTGTAGGAAATCCTGAACAATTACCCGCCATACCCGGTTTAGAATACCTAGGTGCGGATCTAAAAACGATTCAAGAAAAGATTATAGGAATCAACTTCCGTGGTCTTCGGAGGGTCTGTGTAGAATCCCTAGGCCGCTTGGGCAGCCTACGTAGACACCTTAGCCAAATTCAACAGCTCTTCTATCAGGCCTTCGAACAATACTGGGCCAATGCGCCGAGCGTAATGGTGCTGGGGGACCGATGGATCGGCAATATCCTTCGGAACCTGTCATACCTTGGAGAATGGGGAAACTCCCCGATACCTCAGCAGCAAACCGCATTGCCGGTTCTTCTATGTGGCGCCGGTCCGTCTCTTGCGCGGAGTATCCCATTGATCCATGAATATAGAGCAAGCCTATTTATTCTCGCCGTAGATACGGCCCTACCAATCTTGCTTCAACAAGGAATCATTCCCGATGCCCTGATTGTACTTGAGGGACAGATGTGGAATATCTATGATTTCCTTCCCCTCTCTGATCGGGAGCGGAAGTCCCTCTCGTCCATGGTAATTTTCGCGGACATTTCAAGTTTTCCCAGCGCAGCAAGAATTCTCCCCCGGGAAAATGTCCACTGGTTTCTTAGTAGATTCTGCAACAGCCCTATCCTGGATACCCTGTATGCCGCGTTCCCCTGGATATCTGAGGTGCCTGCTCTCGGCAACGTAAGTACCCTGGGGTACTACATCGCCCACCATTTCATCGCCAGGAATGATGATAATCCCATCCTACTGGCAGGAGTCGATTTTGTTCCTTCCTATCCTGTCGCCCCGAGTCGTGGCAGCCTCCACCATCGCTACAGGGAATACCACCAAAGCCGGTTGCACCCGTTAGAGCCGCCCCCGGCCAAGGATTCTTCAAGCCGAGTTCAAGACAGGGACTTCAACCTATTTACTTCCCTCGCCGAGAGGTGTAACAGACCGGTATTTGTGCTAACCAGCCTCCGTACCTGGCCTTTCCCCCACCTTGATTCCATAGATTTTTTCAAACTATCCACAGCGGATGTAAACACCCCGGCGAGCGCTGTTAATTCCGGGGACCAAGGAATAGACCAGGAAACACCAGGTACCAAAACAGAGGCTGACCCGCTATCTGATTTTTTTTCAACATTATTAGAGCAGCTTGCTGAATTGCAGGCTCTTCTGCGTACAGCCTCAGATAATACAGAACAACGCACCCTTGCCCTTCTCCAAGAACTTGATTGGTTATTCTATCCCCTGCCGCCGAGCTGGTCGTTCGCAGAAATTTTCACCCATAGATCATGGACCCTCGGCCGAATTGCACGGACCCAAGACATCTTGGGAGCATTCCGGAGAACGCGATCAACCTAA